The Daucus carota subsp. sativus chromosome 2, DH1 v3.0, whole genome shotgun sequence genome includes a window with the following:
- the LOC135150400 gene encoding F-box/kelch-repeat protein At3g06240-like, translating into MENPGQNIYLWNPICRKFKRLPQLGPSMENDSSFRLNAGVSFGYDGDDYKVIVIAHLDESYVVSVYSLTTNSWKYINTNFYTEAASDEYFFRTTKFVDGTAYMTTSSRVVVCFELINETIRVIEFPKEFSENTAVTMEA; encoded by the coding sequence ATGGAGAATCCTGGACAGAACATTTATCTCTGGAATCCAATTTGTAGAAAATTCAAAAGGCTTCCGCAACTTGGACCCTCAATGGAGAATGATTCTTCTTTTCGTCTGAATGCTGGTGTGAGTTTCGGATATGATGGTGATGATTATAAGGTGATAGTAATTGCTCACCTAGACGAATCATACGTAGTTTCTGTTTATAGCTtgactactaatagctggaaatATATCAACACTAATTTTTATACTGAAGCAGCTAGCGATGAGTATTTCTTTCGAACCACCAAGTTTGTAGATGGTACCGCTTATATGACGACATCTAGCCGGGTAGTTGTTTGTTTTGAGTTGATCAATGAGACCATTCGAGTCATCGAGTTTCCAAAagaattttctgaaaatactGCTGTCACTATGGAAGCATAG